The genomic interval CCCCAGAAACAACCAAGGCCGAACATCGCCGTCTGCAGCCCTTCGGGGAAAGGTGGTAAGAGGGGGTGACCGTTGACGAAATGGCCCTCTGGTACGACTATCGACTCTTCTCTACCCGGCAGCGCCTGCTCGGGAGTTGGCATCTCTACTGTTTTGTGAAAAAACATTACGAACTCTCCCTACATGTTCCAATGATCACTAGTGTACGTTTATCTAGGAGCCTGTCCGAGAATGGGCTCCTAGAGGCCTTTAGAAAACGTTATAGTGGCCGCAACACTCCTACACTGACGAGGAAATTTCAGTGAGTGAAGAAAAACAACACTTAAAAGACCATCTTAATATCTTCGGGCCGGCTCTGCTGCTGATTCTGTTTGGATTTGCCCTCGCCTATCAGTTTGTGCAACCTGCACCACCAGAGCAGATCCGCATCGCCACCGGGGGAAAAGAGGGCGCCTACTACCTCTTTGGCCAAGCGTACCGATCCTACCTTGAACAGGAGAAGATCACACTGGAGGTACTCAACAGCGCCGGTTCGGTGGAAAATATTAAACTGTTGGAGAACGGAGAAGCAGACCTCGCCTTTATCCAGGGCGGCCTCTCGGAGATCAGCAACTCAGACCAGCTGATCTCCTTGGGGAGCCTCTACTATGAGCCGATCTGGCTATTCCACCGCAAGGGCCTTGAGGTTAGCAGACTCACTGATCTTGAGCGGATGAGGGTAGCCGTCGGGGCGATCGGCAGCGGCACCCACGCCGTCGCCACCGAGCTGCTCAAGGATAACGGCATCAGCGCCACTAACAGCACCCTGCAGGAGTTGAGCGGCAGTGAAGCAGCCACCGCCCTAATAGAGGGCGACACCGATGCCGCTTTCTTTGTCGCCTCACCAAAATCACCCGTGGTGCAAACCCTGCTCGAATCCGAGCATGTGATACTGATGAGTTTTCAGCGTGCCGATGCCTACAGTCGCCGCCACCGTCATCTCTCCTCCGTGGTACTCCCTCAGGGTGTTATCGACCTGAAACGCAATATCCCACAACGGGAGACCGTACTGTTGGCGGCCGGTGCGAACCTGGTGGCCCACCAGAATCTGCACCCGGCACTCATCGACCTGCTCCTCCAGGCGGCACAGAAAATCCATGGTGGTGGGGGCTGGTTTGAAGAGGCGGGGCAATTCCCCAACCCAAATCATCTCGACTTTCCCCTGAGCTCGGAGGCAAAGCGCTTCTATGCCTCAGGCCCACCCTTTCTGCAGCGCTACCTGCCATTCTGGGCGGCCACTCTGGTGGACAGGCTGAAAGTGATGCTGTTGCCACTGCTGGCGCTGATGATTCCCCTGTTCAAGATCATGCCGCCGATCTACCGCTGGCGGATGCGCTACCGCATCTACCGCTGGTACCGTGAAATTCTCACAGTCGACCGGCGGCATAACCAACCGGGAGGGGATATAGCGGCCTCCCTCAATGAACTAGCCCGTATCGAAGATGAAGTCTCACGAGTCTCCGTTCCCCTCTCCTACACAGAAGAGCTCTATGACCTGAGACTCCACATCGGCTTAGTAAGAGAGAAACTACGAACGCTAGACGACTCCTGAGCAAACTGGGGACAACCGGAATCAGTGCTACACTTGGACATTGATGGCTTCTTTTATTAAAAAAGATTTGACCCTTTCGACCTCCGTTCGCGGACTGGTCATCGGTTTTGCCTTGATTGTTGCCGTCATGGTGATACTTGCCGTTGTTGCTGTGTGGCGTTTTGATCTGGTCAAACTCAAGTTCGAAACGGTGGTGGATGTCTACAATGTCCGGGTGGAGCTGGCCCAGCATATGCGGGTTATTGCCCGGGAACGCAGCCCCATACTCTACGCCATTATCGTCACAGAAGACCCGTTTGAGGCTGATGATCTGATTATGGAGCTCCAGCGTCAGGGAACTGCATTTCTCCAAACCCGTGAGAAGCTGATCGCAACCGGGCTCAACCCGAATGAGCTGGAGAAACTGGAACAGCACCGGGAGTTTGCCCGGGAGATCGTCGCCAAGCAGCGCCAGATCATCGACTGGGTCAGGGCGGGTAGACATGAAGAAGCCTCCCGCTTCATGGTCAACGAAGTCTCGCCGGCGCAGATCGAGTCACTCCAGCAACTGGATGCCTTCATTGCCCTGGAGAAGGAAAAATCACAGTTGTCAGTGAATCAAGCACGGGAATCCTTCAAAGTAACCCTACGTGATATCGGAATCACCGCCATTTTCGGCACGCTATTCAGCCTGGTGGTAGGCATGATCATCAGCCTTCGATTCTCACACTTCGTCAATGCGCTGGAGACGGCGAACACTGTGCTGGAAGAGAAGGTGGATGAACGCACCCATGAACTGCAGGATGCCAATGAGCGGCTGCAGCAACTGGCCAGCTTCGACAGCCTGACAGGACTGCCTAACCGTTCACTCTTTCTTGAACACCTTGAGCTGTCGATGAAACGTGCCGTCCGGCACAAGCACTGCATCGGTATGCTGTTCATCGACCTCGACCACTTCAAAAACGTCAATGATGATCATGGCCACGACTATGGAGACGAGCTACTGCGGCAGGTGGCGGAGCGGCTGCTGACCTGTGCCCGTGAAGAGGATGTGGTGGCACGACTTGGAGGGGACGAGTTCACCGTCATCCTCAATAATCTGGTCAATACTGAGTCAGCAGGAGAGGTATCCCAGCGCATTATCGATACGATCTCAAAACCGTTCAGTATTCTGGATGCCGAATGCCATATCGGCTGTAGCATCGGCATCGCCCTCTATCCGATGCATGCCGACAGCCTTGACGAGCTAATCAAGTGTGCTGATGAGGCGATGTATGATGTCAAAGGATCAGGGAAAAACAGTTACCATATCTGTCAAGAACCCAGGAGTGGCTGCAGTGACCGATCCCCGCCTGAATCATAAAGCATGGAGTCTCCTGATCTGCCTCTACGCGGTGATGCTGTCAGGCTGCTCGCCTGAGATCTCCCCCCCCTTCCTCAATTACCAGCAGTGCAAGAAAGATATAGCGGCAGAATACATGCGAGAGGGCGACCCGCGGATAAAAGCCGAGCTGAATGCCAAGGATTACTGCAGGAAGCTGTTCTCGAAAAAGTAGCTCTTCGAATATAGCCTTTTCGCTGAGGGGCCGCTGTGTCTTCCATAACCTCCCACAGCGATTATTCCACAGAAGGACCCAGGACAAACTCCACCGTCTGAAAACCGTGATCCTCAAGGGCATCACCCACATCCTCCCAGTCAGGCTTGGCTCCTTGATCTTCCAAGGCGGCAATAAGGCCGGTGACGTGGCGGAACGCCTCGTGACTATCCATATCATCAGGCAGGGTCACCAGCCGAATCTCCTCCGGATTGGTGCTGGGCAGTATCATCATTTTGGCACTCATACTCAAACTCCTTAATTACCATTGACAGGCCACTGAAACGCTCATGGCCAACCAAGACTCTCTAAATTATTGGCTACCCCCCGAAGAGCGTGGCCACCTATTCATTTCTCAGCCTTGTCGGCGCAACCTATGCAGAGCAGTGCCGCCGGATCCACTTCAAGCCTGTTTTTCGCGATGACTTCGCCACAGTCTAAACAGTACCCGTACTCCCCCTCTTTGATTCGGCTCAAAGCTGAGGCGATTCTCCGCAGTTCAAGATCGCGCCGCCGATTACCCTCCTGGGACATCGCCTGTGCCTGCAGGGCATCCATTCGTGACAGACGACCCACCCGGCTCTGATCCAGTTCCACGGTATCCGCCGCCTGCGCGGCGGTCTCTGCAACGCCGAGTAACGCCTCACGCCGCTTCAGCAGCAACTGATGAAAATAGTCTGTATCTACCTCAGTCACCCGATCGCCTCAGCCAAGGCCAACAGTCGTTCCGCTTCATCCACGTGCAGTCGCTCCACCAGCCGGCCATCGACCACCGCCAGCCCACCACCTTCGCTCTCCACCTGATGCCAGGCAGCGACAATTTTCCGGGCCCGGGCCAGCGCCGTCTCTGAGACACCGAAGATCTCATTGGCAGGCTCAATCTGGTTGGGATGTATCAATGTCTTGCCGTCAAATCCCAAGGTACGCCCCTGTTGGCAAGCATTACGAAATCCGCTGCCGTCCTGTAGATCGAGAAAGACGCCGTCAAGTATATCAAGTCCATGGGCGCGGGCTGCCAGCAGGCAGTGGCCAAGGGAGGTCATCAGTCCCTCTCTAGCGGAGGTATGGGGTACCCGTAGCGTCTTGGCCAGATCGGAAGTACCCATCACAACCACTGCTATCTGTGGGTGGCTACGGCAGATGGCATCGATATCCAGCACCCCTCGCGGGGTCTCGGCCATAATCCAGATCGGTAGTCCAGGGGCTCCTGCAGTTGTCAGGGCATCAACCACAGCGGCAACGGCGTCAGCGCTCTCGACTTTTGGAATGACGATGGCATCGGCGCCGGCACAGGCGACAGCGGCAATATCATCCGCTCCCCAAGGAGTATCCAGACCATTGATACGGACAGCTGTTTCACGCCTACCGAAACCACCGGCAGCAAGGGTCTCAACGATGCAGTCTCGCGCCTCCGCCTTTGCATCTGGTGCAACGGCATCCTCCAGGTCCATTATCAGTGCATCAATCGGCAGGCTCCGCGCCTTTTCGAGTGCACGGCGATTGACCCCCGGCGCATAGAGCACCGAGCGACGCGGACGTATCTCTCTATCCATCTCTCTTTCGCTTTTCCACTAAGTACTGTTGATTCCATCCTACCTGAAACCCCGCCAAGGACAAGGGAGAAGCTCGATCATAAAAAGGCGTCTCCACATCTGTGCCGGGAATAGGTGGCTTGTCCTCAGTGCCGGAAATGACTATCCTGCCCGCTCGCAATACAGAACGGAGAAAAATCATGTCAGACAACGAGCAGCGCACTATTTTCGTCTTCCCCGGCCAGGGCTCTCAGTACCCCGGGATCGGCAGTGATCTCTGCGCCGAGTTTGCCTCCGCCCGCGCCATCTATGAGCAGGCAAGCGATGTCCTCGGCTATGACATGACCAAGCTCTCCCACGAAAACCCGGATGACCAGATCAACCTCACCCGCTACACCCAGCCGGTGTTGCTGACCCACCATATCGCCTGCCTTACCGTCTACCGTGAACTGGCGGCGACGCCGATCACACCAGTGATGGCGGCCGGTCACAGCCTCGGTGAGTACAGCGCCCTGGTGGCAGCCGACGCCCTCAGCTTCGAAGATGCCCTGAGGCTGGTCTCTCGCCGCGGCGAACTGATGGGCACCCATGGTGAAGGGGAAATGGCGGCGCTGACCGTTGATCTTGAGACTGCCCAGCCTCTCTCCGACAAACACTTCTGCGGCATTGCCGGACTCAACCTGCCGGATCAGACGGTTGTCGGCGGATCATCCGCCGACCTCGACGCGCTGGCGGCGGAGATGGCGGAGGTTCACCCCAAGAAGCGTGCCGTAAGACTAAAAACAGAGGGTGCTTTCCATACCTACTACATGGTCACCGCCGCCCGTCACTTCCGTGAGGATCTGGACAAGGTGGAGATCAAAACACCTCAACTGCAGGTGCTCTCGAACTACTCCGGCGGCCTCCATGAAGCAGATGCTGAGACGATCAAATCCCGCCTCTTCTTCCAGCTGTTCCATCCAGTAAACTGGGTTGGCTGCCTGCAGACTGCACTGGATGAGGGGATCAACCTGTTTGTCGAATTTGGCGGTGGTATCGGTAGCGGTGAAGGGCCTGCAGAGAAGCGCCCCAACCTGGAAGGCATCATCAAGAAATTCACCCGTCGCGCCAAGCCACGCCCCGAGTATATCCCGGCGATCAACCTGGAGAGCATTAAGGCGGCAGCTGGTCAGTAGATACTCAAAAAACAGGACACGCAGGAGTGCTCTCCCGATAAAAATCAGGCCTGCTCCAACTCCACCAAAGTGCCACAAAAATCCTTTGGGTGAAGAAACAGCACCGGCTTGTTGTGGGCACCGATCTTGATATCACCCAACACCCGGGCACCCGCCGCCACCATTTGTGCCGCAGCTGCTTCAATATCCGCCACTTCGTAACAGATATGGTGAACGCCACCACTGGGGGTTTTTTCGAGGAATTTGGCAATGGGAGAGTTTTCACCAAGGGGGTGAAGTAACTCTATCTTGGTGTTGGGGAGTTCGACAAAAACAGTGGTAACACCATGCTCAGGCAGCGCCAGCGGCTCCGAAACCTTTGCACCCAATAAGTCACGGTAGATTGCCGTACCGGCCTCCAGATCGGGGACGGCGATAGCGACATGGTTAAGGTTTCCAATCATTATGAGTGGCTCCATTATTTATTCTATGGAAAGGGGTAATTATGCCGGGTGCGTAGCGTATTGATAGTAGTGAGGTCAGAAAAAGATAACTTCGCTATGAAAAATATTACCTGATTACCCACCAGGCTCAGCTATTGAGCCTGTGGTGGCCGCATAATGGAACCCTCTGAATATACGAGGGTTTCCATCATGCCAAAAAATACTATCCAGTTTCAAAAAGGGCTTGGTTTGCACGAATTTCTGGAAAAATATGGTACCGATACTCAATGCAGCCAAGCGTTGCATCGACTTCGCTGGCCAAGTGGATATGTTTGCCCAGAGTGCGGTAACGCAACGTGCTGCGAACTCAAAAGCCGCAAGATATACCAGTGCCATAAATGTCATCACCAGACATCGCTTACTGCGGGTACCATTTTTCATGGCACAAAGTTGCCTTTGAGGAAATGGTTTCTGGCCATCTATTTGCTGACTCCAGCGTAAAAGAGCACCTCTGCCTTGCAACTGTCTCGTGAGATTGGAGTGAACTACAACACTGCGTGGAAGCTCAAGCACAAACTGATGCAGGTAATGATGGAACGCCAGGGTAAGAAAAAGCTGACTGGCCGCATTGAAATGGATGATGCATATATTGGCGGTGAAAAACCTGGTAAGCGTGGACGAGGCTCCCGCAACAAAATCCCTTTCGTAGCCGCCGTTGAGACGACGCAGGACGGCAGGCCTTTGAAAAATTCATCTCTGCGTCGTGTGCGTGGTTTTCGTAGTGCAGAAATTGCTCGATATGCCAAGTCCAGTCTGGTTTCTGGTAGCACTGTATTCTCTGATGGTCTCTGCTGCTTCAGAGCTGTCACTGATGCTGAATGCGATCATGTGGCCATTGTGACTGGTGGCGGTCGAAAAAGCGCACAGAGCTCCACCTTCAAGTGGGTGAACACCATGCTTGGCAACGTCAAGAATTCTTTGCAGGGAACTTTTCATGCTATACGAAAAAAACATGTACCTCGTTATCTTGCCGAATTCGAATATCGGTTTAATCGTCGCTTCAATCTTCCAGAAAAGAAAAAAATGATTGAGCGACCTGCTTTGTTGCGTTGCGTACACCACCAATGCCTTATCGCTTCTTGAGAATGGCTGAGGTTTATGGGTAATCGGGAAACCTTATCGCTTCTTGAGAATGGCTGAGGTTTATGGGTAATCAGGAAATATTATGTGGCCGCCGGTGCCGGCACAGAACAGAGAGTGTGCGAATCAGATCATACTCATGACTGGTTCAGATATTTCCCAACAACGCCCTGATATGAAGCGCCACACTGCGTGCCAACGCATCTGTTTCGTACCCTCCCTCAAGCACTGAAACGATCCTTGAGCCGGCATACTGATCAGCAATCGAGATCAGCTCCCCAGTGATCCACTCATAATCCTGATCCTGTAGTCTGATAGCGGAGATCTCATCCTCAATATGGGCATCAAAACCGGCGGAGATAAAAATCATCTCGGGTTCAAATCTATGCAGTGCAGGAAACCACTGCTCACTAATCAAGCGACGAAAGAGAGCACCATCCGTCCCTGACTCCAGGGGTGTATGAATGATCCGCTCATGCCCTTCCACCAGAGGTGAATAAGGATAGAAAGGGTACTGAAAACTGGAGCAGAACATCACCCGCTTATCATCCCGGAAAATATCCTCCGTCCCATTGCCGTGGTGCACATCAAAATCGACGATGGCGACACGCTTCAAGCCGTGGACCTCAAGTGCATGGGCGACGCCTACCGCCAGGTTGTTAAAAAAGCAGAAACCCATCGCCAGACCACGCTCCGCATGATGCCCTGGAGGGCGTACCGCACAGAAGGCATTAACCACATCGCCATTCAACACGGCATCGGTAGCCATGACCACTGCACCGGCTGCATGAAAAGCGGCGTTAAGCGTGGCGGGACTCATCACCGTATCGGGATCCATGTGCAGGGTTCCCTCCTCGGGGGCGGCGGCAATCAACGAGTCGATATAAGCGCCATCATGGACGCGCAACAGCTGCTCGCGGGTCGCAGAAACCGGGGTTAAGTGATGCAGCAAATGGTAAAGATGAGCGCTGTTGAGACGATCCTCAATAGCATAGAGACGCGCCTTGGACTCGGGATGAAACGGCCCTGGATCATGGGCCAAAAACAGTGGGTGAGATAGATAGGCAGTGGTCATGTTTTGCCCTATATTCTACGTGTTATGAACAGTATATGGCATCACCAACCTGCCTGCTGCCACCAATTCCTGATTACCCCTGAGGCTCAGGTATTGAGTCACCAGTAGGCGAACACTGGACCTGGAGCCAAATGAGGATAGCGAAATGTCCAGAAATCAGGTTCAGTTTCAAAGAGGACTCAGTTTGCCACAGTTTCTCAAACAATTCGGTACCGAGACACAGTGCCACCATTGTCATCGCCAAACACCAGTGACCAGTGGCAGGTAGTTGCCCCGCTATCTGGCTGAGTTTTGTTATCGGTTTAACAGCCGATTCAAGCTCGAAGGCATGATTTCGCGCCTTGGCCATGCTGCTGTGCGTACCCCACCTATGCCACAACGCCTTCTAAGCATGGCTGAGGCTTGGGGGTAATCAGGAAAATCTATGTCGTCTGCACAGATGCTCTGCCGGGTATCTGGAAAGTTGCTGATTTTATGGGTTGAAATTCCTATCTTTCAAACAGATGTGCTTCAGCCGCCCAACCACATCATCGCAAGCACGGCGCCGGTCAGTCATACAGCGGTAGAGTGTGGAAATGCCGCTGATTCACTCGTATCCAGAACAAAGCTATCCAGCAGCCCTTGGAGTTTATCCGCTGGCAGCGGCCGACTGATTAAGTAGCCCTGAACCTCCTGACAGCTGCTGTGCTGCAGACACTCCAGCTGTTCCCGGGTCTCGACGCCTTCGGCAATGATGTTCAGATTAAGACTACTGCCCATGGCGCAGATGGTCTGAGCAATGGCGGCATCATCTTTAGAAGTCGTAATATTGTGTACGAAGGATTTATCGATCTTCAACTTGTCGAATGGGAACCGCTGCAGATAAGAGAGTGAGGAGTGCCCGGTTCCAAAGTCATCCAAGGCGAGCCTGATGCCGAGCTCCCCCAGCGCGGTAAGGATGCTAATCATCTGTTCCGGATTGTGCATCATAGAGCTTTCAGTAACCTCTAACTCCAAACGGCTTGGGGAGAGGTTGTTGATATCCAGGATATGTTGCACAGTGGCCACGAAATCGTCTCCTTCGAGTTGGCGCACCGATACGTTGACCGCGATGACCAAGTCTTCAAAACCGGCGCGCTGCCAGATAGCCGCCTGGCTGCAAGCCTGGTGGAGCACCCACTCTCCAATCTTCAAGATGAGTCCGGTCTCTTCAGCCAGCGGGATGAAGTGGTTAGGCCCTACCAGGCCACGCTCGGAGTGGTTCCATCTCAGCAGCGCCTCCATCCCGATGATCTTGCCGGAGGCGAGGCTAACCTGTGGTTGATAGTAGAGTTCCAGCTCACTCTTATCGATTGCGGCACGCAAATCATTCTCAAGGGCCAAACGCAGGCCAAGCTGTTCATTCAACTCATCGGTGAAGAACTGGAAGCGTTCTCCCCGTTGCTCTTTGGCTCTATACATCGCCGCGTCCGCATGGCTCAGCAGGCTGCTCATGTCACCCCCATCATGAGGCCAGAGGGCGGCGCCAATACTGCAGGTTACGTGCAGCAGCCTCCCGTCCAGTTCTATCGGCCGGGAGATACTGTTGGATATGCGCAAAGCCACCTCGGTCACCACCTTAGTGTCCTCGATATCGGGCAGGATCACAACAAACTCATCGCCGCCATAGCGGGCCAGACTATCACTTTCACGAGCCAGCTTAGTGAGCCGCTGCCCTACCTCTACCAACACCTTGTCACCGGTGTAATGGCCCAGGCTGTCATTGATAACCTTGAAACGGTCGAGATCCAATATAAGTAGCGCAATCTTGTGCTTATTGCGGCGGCAACGTCCCACTGCCTGGTCGAAGCGATCTACCAATAGGGAACGGTTGGGCAGGCCGGTCAGCTCATCATGATAGGCCAGATAATTCAGCCGCTCTTCCATGGATTTGCGTTTGGTAATATTGTGTTGGAACCCGATAAAATTGGTAATGGTGCCGTGCACGTCTCGTACTGGAGATATGGAGACTAGATCCCAGTAGAGTTCACCATCCTTCTTACGGTTATGTAGCTCACCTTCCCATACCCCACCTTTTTTGATGGTGCTCCACATCCTCCGGTAGACCTCAGCGGGGGTTCTGCCGGAGCTGAGCAGATTGAACTTATGACCTACGACTTCACTCTGCCGATATCCTGTGGTTTGTTCAAAGCGGGGGTTAACATACTCTGTGATGCCGTCGAAATCGGTTATTATAACGGAGTTGACACTCTGCTCCACAGCGTGATAAAGCATGCGTAGCTGTTGCTCAGCCAACTCCCGTTGTTTGCGATCACTCAGCAGATTGATGCGCATCGCTTCGAAGCTCTCACCGACTTTACCAAATTCATCCGTTGCATCTATGTGAATAGGTTGTGAGAAATCGCCGCTGCCGATAATTTTAGCAGCCTGTTCCATCTGGCCCAGCGGAGTCAATATACGACGGTAGGTAATAAAAAAGGCACTCAAAAAAGCAATACCCACAAGCAACACGGTACCCCATAGAGCCAATACCGAATGATCTGCCCTGGTTTTGATTGAGAATATATCGCGACTGTTTCTGAGGCTTACAGCATGGGAGTATCCCAATATCGAGTTAATGGCGCTGGTAGCTTCGGCGAACCACTCCAATGCTGAGACGGGGTACTGGCTATGGGTTTTGCTGGCTGCATGGATACGTTCGAGCAATGCTGCGTATCGACCGTGAAAAATTACTTCTAGCTGCTCACGGGCCGCCTTGATCTCCCTGGTTTCCTGGTAATACTGCAGTGCAGTTTCCAGCCTCTCTTCGTTGATGGCGATATGCTCACGGTACTTTTCAAGATCTACAAGTTCTGTTTCGCGGAATGACCGATTAGCTGCTATGGCCTGGCCAACGGTTGCCCGCTCCAGACCCGCATATTCGCTGATAGTGAAAAATGCCTCCCTAATCAGATAGCTGTAGCGTTCAGCATGCTCCTTCTCCATGGTAGGTGCCATAAAGTAGTGACGAAGATTTGCAACCTGAGTAATATACAGGGTCATAGACCGCATCCATCGATTGCGCAACCGCACGGTGATGGCATTGCCGAATGCACCATCCACCTCTTTGCGCAACTCACTGATGCGTTGCCGCAGTTTATCTAATATTTTGAGACTGCCAATCATGGAGGGATCAGCGTAATTCTTAGCCAGCTGTTTTGCCAAGCGGATAAAGTGGTTGCTATGAGTATCAACCTTGAGCCGCTGTGCTGCCAATCGATCATGTGTTGCGGAATACTCTTGGCCGGATGCCAACAGTGTGGCCGTCAATCCACGCTCTATAGCGAGTTCCGAAGTAACCCGCAGTGACCGGTCGGCTAAATCATTAACCAGCACCATGCGGTGGGTTTCGGCCTGCTGCCAATACAAATGGATACCGTTCCAGGCAATTGCCGAGATGGCAATTAGGCTCAACAGGCCCAAGACCAGCAGCAATAACTGGCGGATCTTAATGCCGCAGGTAATATCTTTCAGACGGCTGAACAATATATCTCCTTTGCAGAAGCTGAGACACCTGACCTGCAGTAGGAATGAGTATGTTTCCTTTTAATTTCATATTGATAGCACAACTGTTGCAGCCCATTGTTCGAGCTTGTCATTGAATACAGCGCACAACCAATACCGAAGGTGATTTCCATCACCTCCACAGGTAGCGGCATCTAGACACCTTTACTTTAGCCCGCATATTATTTAAGCACGCCGGCAACAAACCAGGGATTGATGCGCTAATCAAATGTCAGCCGGCACTCTCCCGCCTATAGAGCAACGCCTCCTGAACGCCTGCCTGCGGGTAATTCCTACTTTTATTATCTAAAAATGCCTTCCACCCAGCTGACTTTTGTAATCGGCTTAACCGCCGATTCAAGCTCGAAGAGATGATTTCGCGCCTTGGCTATGCTGCTGTGCGTACCCCACCTATGCCGCAACGCCTTCTAGGGGGGTAATCCACTGAACAAGCCGTGACCGTCACGCATAAACCGTACAATTAGAATGGCAAACCCATGAATTACCCCGTAGGGGCTTTTTATTTT from Candidatus Sedimenticola sp. (ex Thyasira tokunagai) carries:
- a CDS encoding TraR/DksA family transcriptional regulator, which encodes MTEVDTDYFHQLLLKRREALLGVAETAAQAADTVELDQSRVGRLSRMDALQAQAMSQEGNRRRDLELRRIASALSRIKEGEYGYCLDCGEVIAKNRLEVDPAALLCIGCADKAEK
- a CDS encoding EAL domain-containing protein produces the protein MFSRLKDITCGIKIRQLLLLVLGLLSLIAISAIAWNGIHLYWQQAETHRMVLVNDLADRSLRVTSELAIERGLTATLLASGQEYSATHDRLAAQRLKVDTHSNHFIRLAKQLAKNYADPSMIGSLKILDKLRQRISELRKEVDGAFGNAITVRLRNRWMRSMTLYITQVANLRHYFMAPTMEKEHAERYSYLIREAFFTISEYAGLERATVGQAIAANRSFRETELVDLEKYREHIAINEERLETALQYYQETREIKAAREQLEVIFHGRYAALLERIHAASKTHSQYPVSALEWFAEATSAINSILGYSHAVSLRNSRDIFSIKTRADHSVLALWGTVLLVGIAFLSAFFITYRRILTPLGQMEQAAKIIGSGDFSQPIHIDATDEFGKVGESFEAMRINLLSDRKQRELAEQQLRMLYHAVEQSVNSVIITDFDGITEYVNPRFEQTTGYRQSEVVGHKFNLLSSGRTPAEVYRRMWSTIKKGGVWEGELHNRKKDGELYWDLVSISPVRDVHGTITNFIGFQHNITKRKSMEERLNYLAYHDELTGLPNRSLLVDRFDQAVGRCRRNKHKIALLILDLDRFKVINDSLGHYTGDKVLVEVGQRLTKLARESDSLARYGGDEFVVILPDIEDTKVVTEVALRISNSISRPIELDGRLLHVTCSIGAALWPHDGGDMSSLLSHADAAMYRAKEQRGERFQFFTDELNEQLGLRLALENDLRAAIDKSELELYYQPQVSLASGKIIGMEALLRWNHSERGLVGPNHFIPLAEETGLILKIGEWVLHQACSQAAIWQRAGFEDLVIAVNVSVRQLEGDDFVATVQHILDINNLSPSRLELEVTESSMMHNPEQMISILTALGELGIRLALDDFGTGHSSLSYLQRFPFDKLKIDKSFVHNITTSKDDAAIAQTICAMGSSLNLNIIAEGVETREQLECLQHSSCQEVQGYLISRPLPADKLQGLLDSFVLDTSESAAFPHSTAV
- a CDS encoding histone deacetylase family protein, which translates into the protein MTTAYLSHPLFLAHDPGPFHPESKARLYAIEDRLNSAHLYHLLHHLTPVSATREQLLRVHDGAYIDSLIAAAPEEGTLHMDPDTVMSPATLNAAFHAAGAVVMATDAVLNGDVVNAFCAVRPPGHHAERGLAMGFCFFNNLAVGVAHALEVHGLKRVAIVDFDVHHGNGTEDIFRDDKRVMFCSSFQYPFYPYSPLVEGHERIIHTPLESGTDGALFRRLISEQWFPALHRFEPEMIFISAGFDAHIEDEISAIRLQDQDYEWITGELISIADQYAGSRIVSVLEGGYETDALARSVALHIRALLGNI
- a CDS encoding TAXI family TRAP transporter solute-binding subunit — encoded protein: MSEEKQHLKDHLNIFGPALLLILFGFALAYQFVQPAPPEQIRIATGGKEGAYYLFGQAYRSYLEQEKITLEVLNSAGSVENIKLLENGEADLAFIQGGLSEISNSDQLISLGSLYYEPIWLFHRKGLEVSRLTDLERMRVAVGAIGSGTHAVATELLKDNGISATNSTLQELSGSEAATALIEGDTDAAFFVASPKSPVVQTLLESEHVILMSFQRADAYSRRHRHLSSVVLPQGVIDLKRNIPQRETVLLAAGANLVAHQNLHPALIDLLLQAAQKIHGGGGWFEEAGQFPNPNHLDFPLSSEAKRFYASGPPFLQRYLPFWAATLVDRLKVMLLPLLALMIPLFKIMPPIYRWRMRYRIYRWYREILTVDRRHNQPGGDIAASLNELARIEDEVSRVSVPLSYTEELYDLRLHIGLVREKLRTLDDS
- the mce gene encoding methylmalonyl-CoA epimerase; translated protein: MIGNLNHVAIAVPDLEAGTAIYRDLLGAKVSEPLALPEHGVTTVFVELPNTKIELLHPLGENSPIAKFLEKTPSGGVHHICYEVADIEAAAAQMVAAGARVLGDIKIGAHNKPVLFLHPKDFCGTLVELEQA
- a CDS encoding CoA ester lyase, producing MDREIRPRRSVLYAPGVNRRALEKARSLPIDALIMDLEDAVAPDAKAEARDCIVETLAAGGFGRRETAVRINGLDTPWGADDIAAVACAGADAIVIPKVESADAVAAVVDALTTAGAPGLPIWIMAETPRGVLDIDAICRSHPQIAVVVMGTSDLAKTLRVPHTSAREGLMTSLGHCLLAARAHGLDILDGVFLDLQDGSGFRNACQQGRTLGFDGKTLIHPNQIEPANEIFGVSETALARARKIVAAWHQVESEGGGLAVVDGRLVERLHVDEAERLLALAEAIG
- a CDS encoding diguanylate cyclase, with the protein product MASFIKKDLTLSTSVRGLVIGFALIVAVMVILAVVAVWRFDLVKLKFETVVDVYNVRVELAQHMRVIARERSPILYAIIVTEDPFEADDLIMELQRQGTAFLQTREKLIATGLNPNELEKLEQHREFAREIVAKQRQIIDWVRAGRHEEASRFMVNEVSPAQIESLQQLDAFIALEKEKSQLSVNQARESFKVTLRDIGITAIFGTLFSLVVGMIISLRFSHFVNALETANTVLEEKVDERTHELQDANERLQQLASFDSLTGLPNRSLFLEHLELSMKRAVRHKHCIGMLFIDLDHFKNVNDDHGHDYGDELLRQVAERLLTCAREEDVVARLGGDEFTVILNNLVNTESAGEVSQRIIDTISKPFSILDAECHIGCSIGIALYPMHADSLDELIKCADEAMYDVKGSGKNSYHICQEPRSGCSDRSPPES
- a CDS encoding ACP S-malonyltransferase, whose translation is MSDNEQRTIFVFPGQGSQYPGIGSDLCAEFASARAIYEQASDVLGYDMTKLSHENPDDQINLTRYTQPVLLTHHIACLTVYRELAATPITPVMAAGHSLGEYSALVAADALSFEDALRLVSRRGELMGTHGEGEMAALTVDLETAQPLSDKHFCGIAGLNLPDQTVVGGSSADLDALAAEMAEVHPKKRAVRLKTEGAFHTYYMVTAARHFREDLDKVEIKTPQLQVLSNYSGGLHEADAETIKSRLFFQLFHPVNWVGCLQTALDEGINLFVEFGGGIGSGEGPAEKRPNLEGIIKKFTRRAKPRPEYIPAINLESIKAAAGQ